The following coding sequences lie in one Metallumcola ferriviriculae genomic window:
- a CDS encoding YeiH family protein, with the protein MSVKQSVIISQPQSLFMRFFEKIPGILLLLAVGYAAKIIAGYIPHMDYVLIAILLGMIISNAVTIPQVFVPGINTYELWLKTGIVFLGARLLLQHVAQLGGTGFLLVLIEISVSIATVKLLERIFKIPDKMGSLIAIGVGICGVSAIIGATGAIEADEEDASYAIATILIFGAVAVFLYPLLGHLMGLSDTVFGFWAGLAVDNTAEAVATGFAFSDQAGQFATIAKLTRNALMGVVILAFALVYARKGMTGQVENKGQFIWSRFPKFLLGFLAFSLLGTVGFFSSDNITSLKHLSSWAFMLSFAGIGFRTEFARMRVSGFKPVIVGFGAMLAVSVVTLVMVYLVYA; encoded by the coding sequence TTGTCTGTTAAGCAGAGTGTAATAATTAGCCAACCCCAATCCCTGTTCATGCGGTTTTTTGAGAAAATCCCGGGAATACTGCTGCTGCTTGCAGTGGGCTATGCGGCGAAAATAATTGCTGGCTATATTCCTCATATGGATTATGTCCTAATAGCCATCCTGTTGGGCATGATAATAAGCAACGCCGTGACAATTCCCCAGGTGTTCGTCCCCGGAATAAATACTTATGAACTGTGGCTTAAAACCGGCATTGTCTTTTTGGGCGCGCGACTTTTATTGCAGCATGTGGCGCAATTGGGCGGCACCGGTTTCCTATTGGTGCTCATCGAAATATCCGTATCCATTGCAACTGTCAAATTACTGGAAAGAATATTCAAAATTCCTGACAAAATGGGTAGTCTCATCGCTATCGGCGTGGGTATCTGCGGCGTATCCGCTATTATCGGAGCCACCGGAGCCATCGAAGCAGATGAGGAGGATGCCAGCTATGCCATCGCCACCATTTTAATCTTTGGCGCTGTGGCAGTATTCCTTTACCCACTGCTGGGCCACCTCATGGGTCTATCTGACACAGTATTTGGGTTCTGGGCGGGCCTTGCCGTAGATAATACCGCCGAAGCTGTGGCAACGGGCTTTGCCTTTTCCGACCAAGCCGGGCAGTTTGCAACTATAGCAAAGCTGACCCGTAATGCCCTAATGGGTGTAGTAATCTTAGCATTCGCTTTAGTCTACGCCCGTAAAGGAATGACAGGCCAAGTGGAAAACAAAGGGCAGTTTATTTGGAGCCGCTTCCCTAAATTTCTGCTAGGGTTTTTAGCCTTTTCTTTACTGGGAACAGTTGGCTTTTTCTCCAGTGATAATATCACTTCTCTGAAACACTTATCCAGCTGGGCTTTCATGCTTTCTTTTGCCGGTATTGGCTTCCGTACGGAATTTGCCCGAATGCGTGTATCCGGTTTCAAACCAGTTATCGTCGGTTTCGGGGCCATGCTGGCTGTAAGTGTAGTAACCCTGGTCATGGTCTATCTGGTGTACGCATAA
- a CDS encoding phosphosulfolactate synthase, which produces MKKFNEIKAWKELFEFPLLGRQGKPRDNGLTMIIDKGLGLTETRELLDLAADYIDSIKLGFGTSAFYSHALLAEKIRLVTSYGVDIFPGGTFLEVAVLQGKLPHFLDTAKDLGFTAVEVSDGTINMPQRFRTAAIKEALKRGFKVVAEVGKKDPRDMLETDRICEQIEKDLEDGAFKVIVEGRESGKGVVIYDSQGAIKDEDLRKLLDNIKDPDRILWEAPLKAQQQALIMQFGPNVNLGNVQPNEILALEALRVGLRGDTLRACLKAKAVLPPLFKDDENDSATAEEEVKWC; this is translated from the coding sequence GTGAAGAAGTTTAATGAAATTAAAGCCTGGAAAGAGTTATTTGAATTTCCCCTGCTGGGGCGACAGGGGAAGCCGAGAGATAATGGTCTTACCATGATCATTGATAAGGGCTTGGGGCTTACAGAAACCAGAGAACTGCTTGACCTGGCTGCAGATTATATTGACTCTATTAAACTGGGGTTCGGTACCTCGGCTTTTTACTCCCACGCTTTGCTGGCTGAAAAAATTCGCCTGGTGACGTCATATGGTGTGGATATTTTCCCTGGCGGTACTTTCCTTGAGGTAGCTGTGCTACAGGGTAAGCTGCCACACTTTCTTGATACCGCTAAGGATTTGGGGTTCACCGCCGTGGAAGTGTCTGACGGCACCATCAATATGCCACAGCGTTTTCGTACTGCAGCAATTAAAGAGGCTCTAAAAAGAGGATTTAAGGTAGTGGCCGAGGTAGGTAAAAAAGACCCTCGGGATATGCTGGAAACCGATCGTATTTGCGAACAAATAGAGAAGGATTTGGAAGATGGAGCATTTAAGGTAATAGTGGAAGGCCGTGAATCCGGTAAGGGCGTGGTTATTTATGACAGTCAGGGCGCCATAAAAGACGAAGATTTGCGGAAACTGCTGGATAACATTAAGGATCCGGATAGAATACTATGGGAGGCACCTTTAAAAGCGCAGCAGCAGGCGTTAATAATGCAGTTTGGTCCTAACGTAAACCTTGGTAATGTTCAACCAAATGAAATATTGGCACTGGAGGCCTTGCGGGTGGGACTTAGAGGGGATACGTTAAGAGCTTGTCTCAAGGCAAAAGCTGTACTGCCGCCCTTATTTAAAGACGATGAAAACGACTCGGCCACGGCAGAGGAAGAAGTAAAATGGTGTTGA
- a CDS encoding ABC transporter permease, whose translation MKLNAVLERELRSRMRSWRSPLALTIYAGVLAAIGFAFFYLNTRNRYMFNYQMGMEMYVLLAVVQFALLAFVTPALTAGTISGEKERQTFDILISTKLSAAGVVLGKLAASLSYVFLLIIVSLPLFSLVFLLGGVTLGDLLGTFLIYLVTTVYIAAWGMFFSAIFRRTQIATVATYLITLFLGGGTYLIAAFIRAYLGANAFSGVPTIIYFSPVTSLLYALPGDVGMQIIRELSNSHSATLNEILYGNLAVEGIIIVLLLLLTINLVKPVKRWSWRGRKKEQI comes from the coding sequence ATGAAGTTAAATGCAGTATTAGAACGGGAACTGCGCTCGCGCATGCGCAGCTGGCGTTCACCCTTGGCCTTAACTATCTACGCCGGGGTGCTGGCTGCCATTGGCTTTGCTTTTTTTTACCTGAACACCCGCAATCGGTATATGTTTAATTACCAGATGGGGATGGAAATGTATGTCCTGCTGGCAGTGGTTCAGTTTGCTTTACTGGCCTTTGTCACGCCGGCACTGACAGCCGGAACTATTAGCGGGGAAAAGGAACGGCAAACTTTCGATATTCTCATATCCACTAAGCTTTCCGCTGCCGGTGTTGTACTTGGAAAGCTGGCAGCATCTTTAAGTTATGTATTTCTACTGATTATCGTTTCGCTGCCTCTTTTTAGTCTGGTCTTCCTGCTCGGCGGGGTAACTTTAGGTGATTTACTGGGTACTTTTTTGATTTACTTAGTCACGACAGTTTATATCGCCGCTTGGGGGATGTTTTTCTCTGCCATATTTCGGCGTACGCAGATTGCCACGGTAGCGACTTACCTAATAACTCTATTTCTTGGCGGTGGTACTTACCTTATTGCCGCGTTTATTCGTGCGTATTTGGGAGCGAATGCCTTTTCCGGCGTACCCACGATAATTTATTTTAGTCCTGTTACATCTCTATTATACGCTCTGCCGGGGGATGTTGGGATGCAAATTATCAGAGAGCTGAGCAACAGTCATAGTGCTACTCTTAACGAAATACTTTACGGTAATTTGGCGGTAGAGGGCATTATCATTGTGCTCTTGCTGCTGCTTACTATTAATTTAGTCAAGCCGGTGAAGCGGTGGTCGTGGCGGGGGCGAAAGAAGGAGCAGATATGA
- a CDS encoding ABC transporter ATP-binding protein: protein MLQVDKLTKFYGDFAAIENISFKVPEGSIFGFVGPNGAGKSTTIKILATLMEPSSGTAWLDGIDVVKNPRAVRGLLGYMPDFFGVYDDLKVTEYLDFYGASYGLAPARRRAVIPDLLELVDLSHKAESYVDNLSRGMKQRLCLARCLVHDPKILLLDEPASGLDPRARVEMRALLRELQQMGKTILISSHILPELAELCQHVGIIEKGRLVASGTVEEIMQQGHYRKVVKVRLLSREEEAAKILSQQPAVDQVVVSEGQVQAGFDGDDAALAKVLATLVNAKLPVISFGESSNNLEEIFMRVTKGEVN from the coding sequence ATGTTGCAGGTTGATAAACTTACCAAGTTTTATGGCGATTTTGCCGCCATTGAGAACATCAGTTTTAAGGTGCCTGAGGGAAGTATTTTCGGTTTTGTTGGTCCTAATGGTGCCGGCAAGAGCACCACCATTAAGATATTAGCCACCCTGATGGAACCGTCGTCCGGTACAGCGTGGTTAGACGGTATTGATGTGGTGAAAAACCCTCGGGCTGTGAGAGGATTACTGGGATACATGCCGGATTTTTTCGGTGTTTACGATGACCTTAAAGTGACAGAATATCTGGACTTCTACGGAGCGAGCTACGGACTAGCCCCGGCCCGGCGCCGGGCAGTAATTCCTGATTTGCTTGAACTGGTAGACCTAAGCCATAAAGCAGAAAGTTACGTGGATAATCTTTCGCGGGGGATGAAGCAGCGGCTTTGTTTGGCCCGCTGCCTCGTACATGACCCCAAAATACTGCTGCTAGATGAACCGGCATCGGGACTGGACCCTCGGGCACGAGTGGAAATGAGGGCGCTTTTGCGTGAATTGCAGCAGATGGGTAAGACCATTTTGATCAGCTCCCACATATTGCCGGAGCTTGCGGAGCTCTGTCAGCATGTAGGTATTATTGAAAAAGGCCGCCTGGTGGCTTCGGGTACAGTTGAAGAAATTATGCAGCAGGGGCATTACCGCAAAGTGGTAAAGGTGCGCCTGTTGTCCAGGGAAGAAGAGGCCGCGAAAATTCTGTCGCAGCAGCCCGCGGTTGACCAAGTGGTGGTGAGTGAGGGACAGGTGCAGGCCGGGTTTGACGGTGACGATGCGGCGTTGGCGAAGGTGCTGGCCACATTGGTGAATGCGAAATTACCGGTGATAAGCTTTGGCGAAAGCAGCAATAATCTTGAGGAGATATTCATGCGGGTCACTAAGGGGGAGGTTAACTAA
- a CDS encoding transposase — MYSVKFKQLSLSDIYDGCLDFVDKDKPRFLALLEEHIQLSEYISLSFYQAFYKHFGRKRKFKLESFLYALIIQRIFSIPTDALLIIFLNFSKEIREFCGFSKVPDASKFTRFKQDFSKHLQTLFDNLVDQTEPICEQINSELASYLVFDTSGVEAYVTENNPKFINRLIKQLKSQYKGNSSVDPYKMAYGIMPSCASSNPNVKQLYINGHFCYVYKFGMLTNGLGIVRNISFFDEDFINAHPEIPIEKKSDSPDEDKSLSDSKALKPVLRDFFKTHTHFKPSTFIGDAAFDTNDSYNFLLKDCHFLKTVIPLNERGSKNLPEPGFNESGQPLCPLDSSLPMKYEGKAPLRSGVVRDKWVCPKMKWKGSKRITLCEHPCSDSPSGRMFYTYPEKDLRLYPGIIRDTPEWIDIYKNRCVIEQTIQHFKSNFGVANRKTTNALTIKADLLLAGITQLLTVILADKLHKHELIRSLKPLLA; from the coding sequence ATCTATTCTGTGAAATTTAAACAATTATCCCTATCTGATATTTATGACGGTTGTCTTGATTTCGTTGATAAGGATAAACCTCGGTTTCTAGCGCTTCTTGAAGAGCATATTCAACTTTCAGAGTATATTTCGCTGAGTTTCTATCAGGCTTTTTACAAGCACTTTGGTCGCAAACGAAAATTTAAGCTTGAGTCTTTTCTTTATGCACTCATCATTCAGAGAATCTTTTCTATTCCTACAGATGCGCTTCTGATTATTTTTTTGAATTTTTCCAAGGAAATCCGTGAATTCTGTGGTTTTTCTAAAGTACCTGATGCATCAAAATTTACACGATTTAAGCAAGATTTTTCTAAACATCTTCAAACACTTTTTGATAACCTTGTTGATCAAACTGAACCTATTTGTGAGCAAATTAACTCAGAACTTGCTTCATATCTCGTCTTTGATACCTCTGGCGTTGAAGCTTACGTTACTGAGAATAATCCTAAGTTTATCAATCGCTTAATCAAGCAGCTTAAGTCTCAATACAAAGGCAACTCTTCTGTTGACCCATACAAAATGGCATACGGCATTATGCCTTCCTGCGCATCATCAAATCCAAATGTCAAACAGCTTTACATCAATGGCCATTTTTGCTATGTCTATAAATTTGGTATGCTCACAAATGGCCTTGGTATAGTCAGAAATATTTCCTTTTTTGATGAAGACTTTATAAATGCACACCCTGAAATCCCAATAGAGAAAAAGTCTGATTCCCCTGATGAAGATAAATCCTTATCCGATTCTAAAGCACTTAAACCTGTTCTGCGCGACTTTTTTAAAACACATACTCATTTTAAACCCAGCACGTTTATTGGCGATGCTGCTTTTGATACAAACGATTCCTATAACTTTTTATTGAAGGATTGTCACTTTTTAAAAACAGTCATTCCTCTGAACGAACGAGGTTCTAAGAACCTCCCTGAACCCGGGTTCAACGAATCTGGACAACCTCTGTGTCCGTTAGATTCTTCTTTACCCATGAAATATGAAGGTAAAGCGCCCTTAAGGAGTGGCGTTGTTAGAGATAAATGGGTTTGCCCAAAAATGAAGTGGAAAGGTTCTAAACGCATTACTTTATGTGAACATCCTTGCTCCGACTCTCCTTCTGGTAGAATGTTTTATACCTATCCTGAAAAAGACTTAAGACTTTATCCTGGCATTATTAGAGACACCCCTGAATGGATTGATATCTACAAAAATCGTTGCGTTATTGAGCAAACCATTCAACACTTTAAATCCAATTTTGGCGTCGCCAACAGAAAAACTACAAATGCTTTAACCATTAAGGCTGACTTACTCCTTGCAGGAATTACTCAACTGCTTACCGTTATTCTTGCAGACAAACTCCATAAACACGAACTCATCAGAAGCCTTAAACCTCTTTTGGCTTAG
- a CDS encoding 2-phosphosulfolactate phosphatase — MDITLIMRSEDINNLKGRVAVVIDVLRATSTMVTALRNGAEAVVPFLSPEDARAFFQSHDGDYLMCGERGGVKLPGFHLGNSPLEYRRDVIAGKTLLMTTTNGTRAIRGCEAAEEVLIGSTLNAHAVAKRIKEIDKSAALVCAGTKGNFSLDDFAAAGAIIKYLTKMCKVSLADSAQAALLLTEQHNLRSIFNQSLHGQRLVELGFEKDVDYCSQLATMDLIAEFDGVSIHLI, encoded by the coding sequence ATGGATATAACATTAATTATGAGGTCGGAGGATATTAATAACTTAAAAGGGCGTGTGGCGGTGGTCATTGATGTTTTAAGAGCAACATCGACCATGGTCACGGCATTAAGAAATGGTGCTGAAGCGGTTGTACCATTCTTATCACCTGAAGATGCCCGGGCATTTTTCCAAAGCCATGACGGCGATTATCTTATGTGCGGTGAGCGGGGTGGGGTGAAGCTACCGGGCTTTCACCTGGGTAACTCTCCGCTTGAATATAGGAGGGATGTTATAGCCGGGAAAACATTACTCATGACCACCACCAATGGCACTAGGGCCATACGCGGCTGTGAGGCAGCAGAAGAAGTGCTTATCGGCAGTACCCTTAACGCCCACGCTGTTGCAAAAAGGATTAAGGAAATAGACAAATCGGCGGCTCTAGTCTGCGCCGGTACAAAAGGTAATTTCTCTCTTGACGACTTTGCCGCCGCCGGGGCGATAATAAAGTATCTGACGAAAATGTGTAAAGTGTCGTTGGCCGATTCGGCTCAAGCAGCACTGCTATTAACGGAGCAGCATAACCTTCGAAGTATATTTAATCAATCATTGCACGGTCAGCGCTTGGTGGAACTGGGTTTTGAAAAAGATGTAGATTATTGCTCCCAATTAGCAACGATGGACTTAATAGCCGAGTTTGATGGAGTCAGCATACATTTAATTTGA